A window from Methanotorris formicicus Mc-S-70 encodes these proteins:
- a CDS encoding adenosylcobinamide-GDP ribazoletransferase — protein MLILTIFDDIGKKIVIIAIITAIITGLCMAKIAKKHFGGVNGDILGASNEITRTVVLIAIIVSINIFLLI, from the coding sequence ATGCTGATTTTAACGATATTTGATGACATTGGGAAGAAAATTGTTATAATAGCTATAATAACAGCAATAATTACTGGTTTATGCATGGCTAAAATAGCTAAAAAGCATTTTGGTGGAGTTAATGGAGATATTTTGGGAGCTTCAAATGAGATAACAAGGACTGTTGTTTTAATAGCAATTATAGTATCGATTAATATATTTTTATTAATTTAA
- a CDS encoding thermonuclease family protein: MKPKIYSIILMLLIFVFLGGCIELHNNNFHDSNSDTSNFVNTHEHYYGKVVKVVDGDTVYVNVNGELWKIRLLGVDTPETYRKNNPLNRNHPYLQF, from the coding sequence ATGAAACCTAAAATATATTCAATAATATTAATGTTGCTTATTTTTGTTTTTTTAGGAGGATGTATTGAACTCCATAATAATAATTTTCATGACAGTAATTCAGATACCTCTAATTTTGTAAATACTCATGAACATTATTATGGAAAGGTCGTTAAAGTTGTGGATGGAGACACTGTTTATGTGAACGTTAATGGAGAATTATGGAAGATTAGGTTGTTGGGAGTTGATACACCTGAAACATACAGAAAAAATAACCCATTGAACCGAAACCATCCATATCTACAATTTTGA